One genomic region from Athalia rosae chromosome 3, iyAthRosa1.1, whole genome shotgun sequence encodes:
- the LOC105686413 gene encoding uncharacterized protein LOC105686413 produces MEKHRCMKAFIAAALEYSKHPSETTAAVLQRNLGTIGASLDLSIFDPGSSVAAEFYVSLHELTNSLVSRSSLIWSAVAVLQHACKNSAARQALIHTYKFTPILTRLLEANLTAEKRIRVLQLLQELTYGVKISWLEAHLPYLISTLTQWVTNSTEEDVVALSLGVLVNLCYKNLPAIYTLMRAVDTKVFVRTLLKVQSYNINTRVQCCKLLIVLEDINRQIPDKDILDFAEVTFTSLVTALKDKNVLLLRHTVDFFDDVRQNDNSKAVLITYPNYIAGVQNILEALGSNSDPECVALMMEFLACLVRLQIPALVELYSHCVKAAMMWVPVERVCSKALSLIRMVVMDARRLKGSLDILNELDLSVLMLVLDTGCGAEESNAAWSVESQARLTEFLQLLLEMVRIATLRPKVMQIFTDQMMRQLISPMLEQNDASMNEAGPGNLFQDPMVTLYIQALSLTADLAVQDSNWLTLYSELLRKKQIQMVMALALFTGDGEAKQRVLQLTSSVGFPQECVAAVARCMSELEPLVLVQGTTVHGPVARDRSVMTNNHSGEMQAPLFSLAQEGRLDIFIAKLQEAFDSNQIQDITTSAVMELYEYKLAAMRHAERAMQASLEAANRHGTSLQHRLAQVVAESSRLHQLLFYTQQCLEGSQAEKLALIAKIKDAETQTGRVHATQVQEIKGLRKIVTEKSATVEQLNCTVLQYAAQLEASNAKTETLAKKVAVLLNESQINETKAKEITAKHNELCRVVRKMEDATTKKDQLLEEKNKEISALKQEIQKQTEQCRNQEIALFQRDEVIQKMRDELSDLSRMRDMIFELTAKKKEDLNTS; encoded by the exons atggaAAAGCACCGCTGTATGAAGGCGTTTATCGCCGCTgcattggaatattcaaaaCATCCCAGTGAAACTACTGCTGCTGTTCTCCAGAGAAACCTTGGG ACAATAGGGGCATCTCTGGACTTGAGCATTTTTGATCCAGGCTCTAGTGTTGCAGCTGAATTCTATGTGAGCTTACACGAGTTGACAAATTCTTTAGTTTCACGTTCAAGTCTGATATGGAGTGCCGTAGCTGTTCTTCAACATGCCTGCAAAAATTCCGCCGCAAGACAAGCACTAATTCACACCTATAAATTCACACCCATATTGACAAGACTGCTGGAG GCAAATTTGACCGCTGAGAAAAGGATACGTGTTTTACAACTACTACAAGAATTAACCTACGGTGTGAAAATATCATGGCTGGAGGCACATCTACCATATCTCATATCTACTTTGACTCAATGGGTGACAAATTCCACAGAAGAGGATGTAGTTGCGCTGTCGCTTGGAGTGTTAGTCAATCTATGCTACAAGAATCTACCTGCAATTTACACATTGATGCGAGCTGTTGATACGAAAGTCTTTGTCAGAACGCTACTCAAAGTACAAAGCTATAACATCAATACCAGGGTTCAGTGCTGCAAGTTGCTCATCGTACTAGAAGACATTAATAGACAAATTCCTGACAAAGATATTCTTGATTTTGCTGAGGTTACCTTCACCAGTTTAGTTACAGCCTTGAAGGACAAAAACGTTCTACTTCTCAGGCACACTGTTGACTTTTTTGATGATGTTCGACAGAATGATAATTCCAAAGCTGTTCTTATCACCTATCCCAA ttacatTGCCGGTGTTCAAAATATACTGGAGGCGTTGGGATCCAACTCTGACCCAGAATGCGTAGCTTTGATGATGGAATTTTTAGCGTGTTTAGTCAGACTCCAGATACCAGCCTTAGTAGAATTGTATTCACATTGTGTGAAAGCAGCTATGATGTGGGTCCCTGTTGAACGA GTATGCTCAAAGGCATTAAGTCTTATAAGAATGGTTGTTATGGATGCCCGTCGATTGAAGGGCTCCCTTGATATTTTGAACGAACTTGATTTATCCGTCCTCATGCTTGTCTTGGACACTGGATGTGGAGCAGAGGAAAGCAATGCTGCATGGAGTGTCGAATCACAAGCCAGATTAACAGAATTCTTACAATTGCTACTTGAAATGGTACGAATTGCCACACTCAGACCAAAAGTCATGCAGATATTCACTGACCAAATGATGCGCCAACTAATAAGCCCAATGCTCGAGCAAAATGATGCTTCTATGAATGAAGCAGGGCCTGGAAATCTTTTCCAG GATCCAATGGtgacattatacatacaagcACTATCGTTGACCGCGGATTTGGCGGTTCAGGACTCGAATTGGCTGACTCTGTACTCAGAACTACTGAGAAAGAAGCAAATTCAGATGGTGATGGCACTCGCACTGTTCACCGGGGATGGAGAGGCGAAGCAAAGGGTATTGCAATTGACCTCGTCAGTTGGATTTCCCCAAgaatg CGTGGCTGCGGTAGCACGGTGTATGAGTGAATTGGAACCACTGGTATTGGTTCAGGGTACAACGGTACATGGACCAGTGGCAAGAGACCGTTCAGTGATGACTAATAATCATTCTGGCGAAATGCAGGCTCCACTTTTCTCTTTAGCCCAAGAAGGGCGCTTAGATATTTTCATTGCAAAACTTCAAGAGGCATTCGACTCCAATCAAATACAAGATATCACAACATCTGCTGTTATGGAGCTATATGAATACAAA CTAGCAGCAATGCGCCATGCGGAAAGGGCGATGCAGGCCAGTCTTGAGGCTGCGAACCGTCATGGAACTAGCCTACAGCATAGATTGGCACAAGTAGTGGCTGAATCTAGTCGGCTTCATCAGCTACTGTTTTACACGCAACAGTGCCTGGAGGGAAGTCAAGCTGAGAAACTTGCTTtaattgcaaaaattaaaGATGCTGAGACACAAACTGGCAGGGTACATGCTACACAAGTTCAG GAGATTAAAGGACTGAGAAAAATAGTTACTGAAAAATCAGCTACGGTTGAACAACTGAATTGCACAGTACTACAGTATGCAGCACAACTGGAAGCGAGCAATGCAAAGACAGAAACTTTGGCAAAGAAAGTTGCCGTATTACTGAATGAGAGTCAAATCAACGAGACTAAGGCCAAGGAAATCACAGCTAAGCATAACGAGTTGTGCCGAGTTGTACGTAAAATGGAAGATGCCACCACTAAAAAGGATCAG CTactcgaggagaaaaataaagaaatatcgGCGCTGAAACAGGAAATTCAGAAGCAAACTGAACAGTGCCGCAATCAAGAAATCGCTCTTTTCCAAAGGGATGAGGTCATCCAAAAAATGAGAGATGAACTTTCTGACTTAAGCCGAATGCGAGATATGATATTTGAGCtcacagcaaaaaaaaaagaagatctaAATACCAGTTAG
- the LOC105686488 gene encoding uncharacterized protein LOC105686488 isoform X1, with protein sequence MMFFIKYKYIYIYSDTQFVIERNIILCSSCCNIVAITIKGLFKDILFKAQLVGLEIPETSVRAGLVQISTHCSIRLNRIPANKTPPIRHSKVKESGTERSQSHRRLAYNRPSSSLKKSQHRPYRDATVVSPILKNSDLQNNSSISTQLSEFPTTTDRSPHLKDETSVGSKMDIHRKDSTSGQHRPTLELERIFYKDENTSHHPGKADDQIHIHGSNKPGGQRRSRSKEKWTSKHRRLDSENQSDIAWRLIPIDEQCVRKPPDTNILRWTRLIKRKEKLSQKYLEIFGEGKLSRSDSSDMSISLTESSDRNPDSSDLGSDKSCYIAEIQIHKIHEIPENRKSPILGSRSKRVNLLKNIRTIQGIKDKENSKTEVTEKESLVVQNRMLIQSAGDEIFPTTDDRCNTISPVLTFSSCFPLKSPNPVDIEVAKIHLVEISQKKLGHVQDQALLQSSQDKIFPITDHQSNTRDLELTSQTYNSDAVNQNSDKGINCEPLTTLELNTETFSVDPKKIMESLSKSKITNSDMGRCNDSDVLTSSMESISEKDIERTDELSPNSKTCKDAEATNSLLAMTTCQLSKLLTGWGISHVSSRLLEATDVIYLTLLGRRRLIERQQAANQLAVRKNRKKELLTAAHEFESHVLKFLEEFMYLYQKLGTRSRVLQFIMLGLENRTPAGSEPFSKSELDFLITAANIDDFTNCEEQVSLTGMKSLPRNEEPRQKVICEIDLTIDEPDQAGTIDLICDSSTDPQGHCKVKSGYDLNANKLPLQLPNIAEVKSISHQQFETLNEKEKIKFPCCICRKESTVSCGQCAKTNYCNEDCQRMHWEVVHHTTCVPRSGVIRFTE encoded by the exons ATGATGTTCTTTATTAAAtacaaatatatctatatatatagtgATACACAATTCGTTATCGAGCGCAACATAATTCTTTGCTCGTCTTGTTGTAATATAGTAGCTATAACCATCAAAGGACTGTTCAAAGATATCTTG TTTAAGGCGCAGTTGGTTGGGCTGGAAATCCCCGAAACGTCGGTGCGTGCGGGCCTCGTGCAGATTTCTACCCATTGTTCTATTCGGTTGAATAGAATACCTGCGAATAAG ACACCTCCCATTCGTCATTCAAAAGTCAAAGAGTCCGGAACAGAGAGAAGTCAAAGCCATCGTCGATTAGCGTATAACAGACCTAGCAGCtccttgaaaaaatctcaacaTCGACCATACAGAGATGCCACGGTAGTTAGtccgattttgaaaaactccGATTTACAAAACAACTCATCAATTTCGACACAGTTGTCGGAATTCCCTACTACCACCGACAGATCACCACATCTGAAGGACGAAACgtccgttggatcgaagatgGACATCCATCGCAAAGATTCTACTTCTGGGCAACATCGGCCGACTTTAGAATTAGAACGCATCTTTTACAAAGACGAAAATACATCCCATCATCCAGGAAAAGCTGATGACCAAATTCATATTCATGGATCCAATAAACCCGGTGGGCAGCGGAGAAGTCGATCAAAAGAGAAATGGACATCGAAGCATCGCCGACTCGATAGCGAAAATCAAAGTGACATCGCTTGGCGGTTGATTCCCATCGATGAACAGTGTGTCCGAAAACCCCCTGATACGAATATTTTGCGATGGACAAGGctgataaaacgaaaagagaaacttTCGCAGAAATATCTCGAAATTTTCGGAGAAGGCAAGTTGTCTAGGTCCGATTCTTCTGATATGTCGATATCCTTGACGGAGTCAAGTGATCGAAACCCAGATAGCAGTGATCTCGGCAGTGACAAGTCCTGCTATATtgccgaaattcaaattcataaaattcacGAAATCCCGGAAAATCGCAAATCTCCGATTCTTGGTTCTAGAAGCAAGAGAGTAAATTTACTAAAGAATATCAGAACTATCCAAGGTATAAAggataaagaaaattcaaaaaccgaGGTCACCGAGAAAGAATCGTTAGTAGTCCAAAATCGAATGCTGATTCAAAGTGctggggatgaaatttttcctacAACAGATGATCGATGTAACACTATTAGTCCAGTGTTGACATTCAGTTCGTGTTTTCCACTAAAGTCTCCCAACCCAGTCGACATCGAAGTTGCAAAAATTCACTTAGTTGAGATCTCCCAAAAGAAATTGGGGCACGTTCAAGATCAAGCCCTGCTTCAAAGTTCTCAGGACAAAATTTTCCCTATTACTGATCATCAATCTAACACTCGTGATCTAGAGTTAACGTCTCAGACTTACAACTCTGATGCAGTTAATCAGAACTCTGATAAGGGCATCAATTGTGAGCCTTTAACTACTTTGGAATTGAATACAGAAACTTTTTCTGTAGATCCTAAAAAGATCATGGAATCTTTAAGCAAGAGTAAAATAACAAATAGCGATATGGGCAGGTGTAATGACAGTGATGTGTTAACCAGTTCAATGGAATCAATCTCTGAAAAAGATATCGAACGTACCGATGAACTCAGTCCTAATTCGAAGACTTGCAAAGATGCAGAAGCTACAAACTCTCTTTTGGCAATGACAACATGCCAATTATCAAAGTTGCTCACTGGATGGGGAATATCCCATGTGAGCAGCCGACTCTTGGAGGCAACGGATGTTATCTATCTGACTTTACTTGGTCGTCGCAGACTTATTGAACGTCAACAGGCAGCCAATCAACTAGCGGTAAGAAAGAATCGGAAGAAAGAGCTTCTGACAGCAGCGCACGAGTTTGAGTCACACGTTCTAAAATTTCTAGAGGAGTTCATGTATCTTTATCAAAAATTGGGTACCCGATCTCGCGTACTACAATTCATCATGTTAGGTTTGGAGAACCGAACACCGGCAGGTTCTGAACCTTTTTCTAAATCAGAACTGGATTTCCTTATAACTGCAGCAAACATTGATGATTTTACAAATTGTGAGGAGCAGGTTTCACTCACAGGGATGAAATCTTTGCCACGGAATGAAGAACCTCGACAAAAAGTTATCTGCGAAATCGATCTAACTATCGATGAGCCTGATCAAGCGGGCACCATAGATTTGATATGTGACAGTAGTACAGACCCACAAGGGCATTGCAAGGTGAAGAGTGGCTATGATCTCAACGCTAACAAATTGCCCCTACAACTACCGAACATTGCTGAAGTTAAATCTATATCACACCAGCAGTTTGAAACcctaaatgaaaaagagaagataaagTTTCCATGCTGCATCTGTAGAAAGGAAAGCACTGTATCATGTGGACAGTGTGCTAAAACAAACTATTGCAATGAAGATTGTCAGAGAATGCATTGGGAAGTAGTTCACCACACAACTTGTGTGCCGCGATCAGGTGTTATCCGCTTTACGGAATAA
- the LOC105686155 gene encoding mitochondrial carnitine/acylcarnitine carrier protein-like yields MSEEESPLKYLLAGGFGGICTVITGHPLDTVKVRLQTMPGEYLGTLDAVKKIVIREGPMGLYKVKGAANSLDPGVTAPLVAITPIFAVSFFGFGLGKRLVARPGQQKLTDSQQFLAGAFSGMCTSFVMAPGERIKCLLQMQTGNEKKYSGFLDCGVKLWKEGGIRNIYVGTCATLLRDVPAAGMYFYTYEVLTRTLQSMYGSEVG; encoded by the exons ATGTCCGAGGAAGAAAGTCCCTTGAAATATCTGTTGG CGGGTGGATTCGGGGGAATATGCACGGTGATAACCGGACACCCTTTGGACACGGTGAAAGTCCGACTCCAAACAATGCCAGGCGAATATTTGGGAACTTTGgatgcggtgaaaaaaattgtaatcagAGAAGGTCCCATGGGATTGTATAAAGTGAAAGGCGCAGCTAATTCTCTCGACCCC GGAGTCACTGCGCCATTAGTGGCGATCACCCCGATATTTGCAGTTAGCTTTTTCGGTTTTGGACTGGGCAAGAGGCTCGTGGCCAGACCTGGGCAACAGAAATTAACGGATTCACAGCAATTTTTAGCTGGAGCTTTTAGCGGCATGTGCACATCTTTCGTGATGGCACCGGGAGAGCGGATAAAATGCCTACTTCAGATGCAgactggaaatgaaaaaaaatattcaggttTCTTAGACTGCGGAGTTAAGCTTTGGAAAGAGGGAGGTATTCGGAATATTTACGTTGGCACTTGTGCGACGCTTTTACGTGACGTTCCTGCCGCAGGAATGTATTTTTACACCTATGAGGTCCTTACGCGGACACTTCAGAGCATGTACGGGTCCGAAGTGGGTTGA
- the LOC105686488 gene encoding uncharacterized protein LOC105686488 isoform X2: MKTRKKSSERHKFNNDSLKRWLLKIGRKRRKGLLQKFKAQLVGLEIPETSVRAGLVQISTHCSIRLNRIPANKTPPIRHSKVKESGTERSQSHRRLAYNRPSSSLKKSQHRPYRDATVVSPILKNSDLQNNSSISTQLSEFPTTTDRSPHLKDETSVGSKMDIHRKDSTSGQHRPTLELERIFYKDENTSHHPGKADDQIHIHGSNKPGGQRRSRSKEKWTSKHRRLDSENQSDIAWRLIPIDEQCVRKPPDTNILRWTRLIKRKEKLSQKYLEIFGEGKLSRSDSSDMSISLTESSDRNPDSSDLGSDKSCYIAEIQIHKIHEIPENRKSPILGSRSKRVNLLKNIRTIQGIKDKENSKTEVTEKESLVVQNRMLIQSAGDEIFPTTDDRCNTISPVLTFSSCFPLKSPNPVDIEVAKIHLVEISQKKLGHVQDQALLQSSQDKIFPITDHQSNTRDLELTSQTYNSDAVNQNSDKGINCEPLTTLELNTETFSVDPKKIMESLSKSKITNSDMGRCNDSDVLTSSMESISEKDIERTDELSPNSKTCKDAEATNSLLAMTTCQLSKLLTGWGISHVSSRLLEATDVIYLTLLGRRRLIERQQAANQLAVRKNRKKELLTAAHEFESHVLKFLEEFMYLYQKLGTRSRVLQFIMLGLENRTPAGSEPFSKSELDFLITAANIDDFTNCEEQVSLTGMKSLPRNEEPRQKVICEIDLTIDEPDQAGTIDLICDSSTDPQGHCKVKSGYDLNANKLPLQLPNIAEVKSISHQQFETLNEKEKIKFPCCICRKESTVSCGQCAKTNYCNEDCQRMHWEVVHHTTCVPRSGVIRFTE; this comes from the exons ATGAAGACTCGGAAGAAATCGTCGGAACGTCATAAATTCAACAACGATTCTCTCAAACGGTGGCTACTCAAGATCGGCCGAAAACGACGTAAAGGTTTACTGCAAAAG TTTAAGGCGCAGTTGGTTGGGCTGGAAATCCCCGAAACGTCGGTGCGTGCGGGCCTCGTGCAGATTTCTACCCATTGTTCTATTCGGTTGAATAGAATACCTGCGAATAAG ACACCTCCCATTCGTCATTCAAAAGTCAAAGAGTCCGGAACAGAGAGAAGTCAAAGCCATCGTCGATTAGCGTATAACAGACCTAGCAGCtccttgaaaaaatctcaacaTCGACCATACAGAGATGCCACGGTAGTTAGtccgattttgaaaaactccGATTTACAAAACAACTCATCAATTTCGACACAGTTGTCGGAATTCCCTACTACCACCGACAGATCACCACATCTGAAGGACGAAACgtccgttggatcgaagatgGACATCCATCGCAAAGATTCTACTTCTGGGCAACATCGGCCGACTTTAGAATTAGAACGCATCTTTTACAAAGACGAAAATACATCCCATCATCCAGGAAAAGCTGATGACCAAATTCATATTCATGGATCCAATAAACCCGGTGGGCAGCGGAGAAGTCGATCAAAAGAGAAATGGACATCGAAGCATCGCCGACTCGATAGCGAAAATCAAAGTGACATCGCTTGGCGGTTGATTCCCATCGATGAACAGTGTGTCCGAAAACCCCCTGATACGAATATTTTGCGATGGACAAGGctgataaaacgaaaagagaaacttTCGCAGAAATATCTCGAAATTTTCGGAGAAGGCAAGTTGTCTAGGTCCGATTCTTCTGATATGTCGATATCCTTGACGGAGTCAAGTGATCGAAACCCAGATAGCAGTGATCTCGGCAGTGACAAGTCCTGCTATATtgccgaaattcaaattcataaaattcacGAAATCCCGGAAAATCGCAAATCTCCGATTCTTGGTTCTAGAAGCAAGAGAGTAAATTTACTAAAGAATATCAGAACTATCCAAGGTATAAAggataaagaaaattcaaaaaccgaGGTCACCGAGAAAGAATCGTTAGTAGTCCAAAATCGAATGCTGATTCAAAGTGctggggatgaaatttttcctacAACAGATGATCGATGTAACACTATTAGTCCAGTGTTGACATTCAGTTCGTGTTTTCCACTAAAGTCTCCCAACCCAGTCGACATCGAAGTTGCAAAAATTCACTTAGTTGAGATCTCCCAAAAGAAATTGGGGCACGTTCAAGATCAAGCCCTGCTTCAAAGTTCTCAGGACAAAATTTTCCCTATTACTGATCATCAATCTAACACTCGTGATCTAGAGTTAACGTCTCAGACTTACAACTCTGATGCAGTTAATCAGAACTCTGATAAGGGCATCAATTGTGAGCCTTTAACTACTTTGGAATTGAATACAGAAACTTTTTCTGTAGATCCTAAAAAGATCATGGAATCTTTAAGCAAGAGTAAAATAACAAATAGCGATATGGGCAGGTGTAATGACAGTGATGTGTTAACCAGTTCAATGGAATCAATCTCTGAAAAAGATATCGAACGTACCGATGAACTCAGTCCTAATTCGAAGACTTGCAAAGATGCAGAAGCTACAAACTCTCTTTTGGCAATGACAACATGCCAATTATCAAAGTTGCTCACTGGATGGGGAATATCCCATGTGAGCAGCCGACTCTTGGAGGCAACGGATGTTATCTATCTGACTTTACTTGGTCGTCGCAGACTTATTGAACGTCAACAGGCAGCCAATCAACTAGCGGTAAGAAAGAATCGGAAGAAAGAGCTTCTGACAGCAGCGCACGAGTTTGAGTCACACGTTCTAAAATTTCTAGAGGAGTTCATGTATCTTTATCAAAAATTGGGTACCCGATCTCGCGTACTACAATTCATCATGTTAGGTTTGGAGAACCGAACACCGGCAGGTTCTGAACCTTTTTCTAAATCAGAACTGGATTTCCTTATAACTGCAGCAAACATTGATGATTTTACAAATTGTGAGGAGCAGGTTTCACTCACAGGGATGAAATCTTTGCCACGGAATGAAGAACCTCGACAAAAAGTTATCTGCGAAATCGATCTAACTATCGATGAGCCTGATCAAGCGGGCACCATAGATTTGATATGTGACAGTAGTACAGACCCACAAGGGCATTGCAAGGTGAAGAGTGGCTATGATCTCAACGCTAACAAATTGCCCCTACAACTACCGAACATTGCTGAAGTTAAATCTATATCACACCAGCAGTTTGAAACcctaaatgaaaaagagaagataaagTTTCCATGCTGCATCTGTAGAAAGGAAAGCACTGTATCATGTGGACAGTGTGCTAAAACAAACTATTGCAATGAAGATTGTCAGAGAATGCATTGGGAAGTAGTTCACCACACAACTTGTGTGCCGCGATCAGGTGTTATCCGCTTTACGGAATAA
- the LOC105686415 gene encoding sialin yields the protein MEVLDPTLSRDDQPLFINDIRVNGKVNNTPSHGVEDTKSCIKARYTFGFMGFLGFTLVYAMRVNLSIAIVSMVNHTETANDSDADNNTDFCPRLPPTNGTFIPSAGEFDWDEKTQGIILGAFFFGYVLTNVPGGRLAEIYGGKLIYGLGIFFTALLTIISPFAAYWGVVPFVIVRVAEGFTEGVTFPAMHSMLARWVPPLERSKFAAYVYAGSNFGTVISLPVSGWLCSLELWDGWPLAFYFFGGLGIVWYVFWLLFVYDTPAQHTRIDPQERAFIEASIEPAYEGEDLGVPWLAIFGSLPMWAIAVTQCGQSWAFYTLLTELPTYMDRILHFDMQQDSYLSPLPYLSAWIVGLGVSFLADALLARGFLTPLNSFKFWNTIASLGPSLSFLGAIWAGCDRMTVLMMLAGFGSLQGAVYAGNQMNHIALAPRYAGTLYGITNAAANTCGFLAPYVVGIIVEGHETLARWHLVFWLAAGINMAANAFYLIFASANEQPWSKGRS from the exons atggaGGTTTTGGATCCGACTTTATCCAGGGATGACCAACCGTTGTTTATAAACGACATACGAGTAAATGGCAAAG TTAATAACACACCCAGCCATGGTGTCGAGGATACAAAATCATGTATCAAGGCAAGATATACCTTTGGTTTCATGGGATTTCTGGGATTTACTCTTGTTTATGCCATGCGGGTGAATCTGTCAATTGCCATTGTCTCGATGGTTAATCATACTGAAACAGCCAATGATAGTGATGCAGATAATAATACAGACTTTTGTCCCAGACTACCACCTACCAACGGCACTTTCATACCG AGTGCAGGAGAATTCGACTGGGATGAAAAGACCCAAGGTATTATATTGGGTGCCTTTTTCTTTGGCTATGTATTGACCAATGTGCCTGGTGGTCGATTAGCTGAAATATATGGAGGAAAGCTTATTTATGGTTTAGGAATTTTCTTTACCGCATTGCTAACTATTATCAGTCCTTTTGCTGCTTATTGGGGGGTTGTACCTTTCGTTATAGTGCGCGTGGCGGAAGGATTTACAGAG GGTGTTACTTTTCCTGCAATGCACAGTATGCTGGCACGTTGGGTTCCCCCATTGGAAAGGAGTAAATTTGCTGCCTACGTGTACGCAG GATCAAACTTTGGGACAGTCATATCATTACCTGTGAGTGGGTGGCTGTGTTCGCTTGAACTTTGGGATGGTTGGCCTCTcgccttctatttttttgggGGCTTGGGCATCGTGTGGTACGTTTTCTGGTTATTGTTTGTATATGACACACCTGCACAGCACACTCGAATCGATCCCCAAGAAAGAGCATTTATCGAAGCATCCATAGAGCCAGCATATGAG GGTGAAGATTTAGGTGTCCCCTGGCTGGCCATCTTTGGCTCACTGCCAATGTGGGCCATCGCTGTTACACAATGTGGCCAATCCTGGGCATTCTACACTCTGCTCACAGAACTTCCAACATACATGGATCGAATTTTACATTTTGACATGCAACAg GACTCTTACTTGTCGCCACTCCCGTACCTCAGTGCATGGATAGTTGGCTTAGGAGTATCGTTTTTGGCTGACGCACTATTAGCTCGAGGTTTCCTAACACCTCTTAACtcgttcaaattttggaatacAATTGCTTCCTTGGGTCCCAGCTTGAGTTTCCTTGGAGCAATCTGGGCAGGCTGCGATCGTATGACTGTCCTGATGATGTTAGCTGGATTTGGGTCATTGCAGGGAGCCGTGTATGCCGGAAATCAGATGAACCACATCGCTCTTGCTCCTCGATATGCAGGGACTTTGTACGGCATAACAAATGCAGCTGCGAATACCTGTGGATTTTTGGCACCCTATGTTGTTGGAATTATTGTGGAGGGACAT GAAACTTTGGCACGTTGGCACCTGGTATTCTGGCTAGCAGCTGGAATAAATATGGCAGCTAATGCCTTTTACTTGATTTTTGCATCTGCCAATGAGCAGCCATGGAGTAAAGGGCGCAGTTAA